The DNA window GGAGGCTATCTACTACATGTAAGAATGAATGACTGCCTGCTTATTTTTGGTATTACTTGCTCAATTGTATAAGCAAATCTTGGATATGAATATTaataatgaatatatatatataactagaGTGAGGGAGATTATTCATCATCTTGTTTTGAGGTCGTTGCTCTTCTTGTTGTGGATGGTGGTGGCACTCCTCATCAAGTGAGATGCTCTAGCTTGATTCATTCTGTTAAATTGACGTGATAAGAATCAAGATCTGAGTTATCTACACTATCAAACATGCGCTCATATCTGAAATTGAGTTTTACCGGTGCAGCCGCTTCTCCAAGAATCTGGCCAAGGTTGCTCGTCGAGCCATCGCCACAGTTGGAGTACGACCTACGCCGTCACCGTTACAAATCAATACTACTAAAATATGTGTAAAAAACCaattgtcccacattgaaatcACGACACAAAACGTACCTACTGTAGAGATGCAGGTGGGTGCAATATAGACATTAGTTTCAGCCGACTGGGATATGATGTCCCTACATAAAGTAATATTCCAAACAATATCAAATATGTGATTCAACATTTTGATATTAAAATATTGCAAACTTAACATGGATATAGTACGAAAATATATGGATAGATATTTTAATGTCGATAATGATAGACATGTGAGGAACATGGGTTGGCCTTTGATATATTAATGGTTAATGTTGACAAATTGAAGGGATTATTGTTTGTTAAATGTCACTTCGCcttacttattttattctattagGAAATAAGCTTCATAACCTTTACTTTGCCGAGCTCGTGAAACATAAACATGTTTAAATAATCATAGTATTAAATGAGTATTATCATCGAAAAAAGTTTATGCGATTGACCCACTGTAAAATAAGAGTTCTATTTACCATTTCGATCCGTCAACAATAAGAGTCatgtttcacttttatcataaatagtaaATAGGACTCACGATCTatcaacttattccactcacattttaatataatattaatatatatatatagaggctCATATTCAACCTAATTTAtacaactcacttttctttacctTTTCTTAAAACTGGTATTCTAACCAAATAGGACTTTTATTGCGAGATGGAAGGAGTACTATGTGTACAAGTTAGAACATATATCTCGGATTTGAGAATtgcctttaaatttatattcgtttgcctataaaagaaaatagaaaattgatCTCCCAAGAAATGGGATTGAATTGGGTACCTTAAATTGGGGGTGGCATCATTGAGGTCGTAGAGAAATCCGGCGGCGGCAGGAGGGCGGAAAGCAGGCGGCGCAACCACAAGTAGGCTAGGATTCTGATCACAAGCTGAATATTCCCATTTCTTCTTCTGTAACTGCAAACAAATCTATATGAGTCTCCAATctgaatcataaaaaaaatgaaattgaaagaGTGGGAAAACACACATCGGAGAAATTGAGGGAAGAACTTGTACTGAGAGACAAAGATATCTCAACACCTCCAGCTGGAAAATCAAGAATTAATATgttaatttaattcaataaaatccAGTAAATTAATTGCATAATAATTTGTAAAGTACCTGTATCTAAGATTGGATTCTTGAGATTCCCCTGCTCCAATTTGTACTTGGGAGAATTCAAACCCAGAAAGTCTATCTCCATGATTTAGAAATTTGGAAGAAGGAAGTGAGAGAGAAATGAGAAGATAGAAAATGAGAAATACAAATATTAATAATGGACATATTACGGCTTGTCTAGACACTAGAGAGGCAATGAATGGCTATCTTTTATCAAAGCGAAAAACACGTGCTGAGATGAATCAATGAATATgataaaaaagataaagaagCACCACATAAACTGAACCACGTGAAACTTTGCCACATTCATATTTGACGTTTCCACTACAACTCTTCCTCTTCAAAAAGAAATCGACCAATTGTACAAGTTAGTACAATCTTTGATGTaatacaaataatattatactccctcagttccatagtaatagagtcattttgtcatttttgtacgttctatagtaatagagtcatttccttttttaataaaagtcaatacatttttccacacctactttattctctcgcttatttttttttgtcttcgtctctctacctttttcattttccattttattctccttttacttaatTCACCCAACACAACTTtttttaatctccgtgccgaacaGAAACGCCTTCATTACTAtgaaacgaagggagtacaatGTTGCGAAATAGAATAactcaaaaatcaaaactatcactaactttattttgataaaatataGTCAAATTGGATtgagaagagaaaataaaataaaacaaacacaattattagtattatatttcCTTTATGGGGTAAGGGTATTATGGTCCGAACAAAGTCTCAAAAAATGTGAACGGTTTAAGTTTAGGGACTTCCGATAATATTTTTTAGAGACGGTGAATATGCGACCTACAAAGTTCAGATTGTATTTATGTAATTCACCTAAAGAAAAGCAATTAGATTGTATTTATGTAATTCACTTAAAGAAAAGCAATTATTCCATGACTTTGCGATAATGCAAGGCGTGGCAATGTACatacattttcatttattaaggCACCCAATAATTCTCAAACTCTCTATAAGTGAGGGATGATGTGATAGGAAGCATCGAATTCAACTGAAATTTGAAAATAGCTGTTGGCTTTTATAAACAACACGTTTAAATTGTTAAAATAGTCTATAATTCATATTCGCCAGTGTTTTCAATGTGCAAGTGGAATCTTAATCTAGAAAGATTAGAAATATTTGAAAAGTTGGAATTGATAGTAAGTGGTAGTCAACTTACTCTGTAATTATATCTGTAATTATACCAGATTGATTAGGCGTGTCTACGATTCAAAAGTAGCACTCCTACTAGTTATTTAAATTTCACCTTAATTTTATATCTCCTTCGTAATCCTTTGTTTCCTACCTATAGTATATGAGTatgatattataaaaatattataataaaatataggtTAGTGATTTAGAGAAATAATGTCACTATGCCATAATGCCCCTATGTCACTTTGCCGTAAACTAATTTAAATATAGATTAATATATCCTTATGTTATTTTAGTAGCATGCAATTAAGTATAGTTCTAGTTTAGAGGATTTAAAAATCTGACAACCATTTTTCGGTTTTTCCTATTACACCTCAATCACAATGATGTAATaattattgatgtttttttaAAGTCGAGAAAGAGAAGACCATTAGTTTTGGgccaataatttttattattgggCTGGCATTTTGGTTAGGTATACTTATACATAATGAATATCCAATCCAGATTTCTTTGTTTTCATGCAATTtt is part of the Salvia splendens isolate huo1 chromosome 22, SspV2, whole genome shotgun sequence genome and encodes:
- the LOC121785830 gene encoding uncharacterized protein LOC121785830 → MEIDFLGLNSPKYKLEQGNLKNPILDTAGGVEISLSLSTSSSLNFSDLQKKKWEYSACDQNPSLLVVAPPAFRPPAAAGFLYDLNDATPNLRDIISQSAETNVYIAPTCISTVGRTPTVAMARRATLARFLEKRLHRMNQARASHLMRSATTIHNKKSNDLKTR